Genomic window (Pyrus communis chromosome 13, drPyrComm1.1, whole genome shotgun sequence):
ttAAGTTCGTCACAACAACCCCCATTTAGTATTCTGaggttttttttagtttaattttcgtccaaacttctctttagttcatgttttgagtcaaagttagattttcgtccaaatcactccttagtgcttgttttgggttatttgagtcagttttgtgttatttgagttagtttagcttgttttgagttgtttaagtttagttttctgtttttgagtctaggttagtgatttagagtttaatttgtgtagattagcaaccctcctaatccccagcctagaacgatccctactttcacatactacaactatcaaaaagagggtttaatttgtgtgttagtttatatcacatcaccATGTACAAAATATGTATTCACAAACCTAAgttaaaataagaataaaatctTATGCATACCATATGGTAGTTTAGTGACAAAACAGTATAGTTAAAAGATAAAACACATTTAGTGTCAGAATTTGTTGGTTACGTATACACCAAATCACCACATATTTTTTGCAACGTGCATAGTTAGTAAAACTTATAAACGAGAAAATGGAAACCCAAAGACCTAATATGCATgatctatatatatgtttcttgATAAACTATGGGCTTGTCAAGGGTTTAGTGCGTTTTTCGATCTGATTGTGTAAAACCATTTTATGAATTGCCATGAATTATGCCGAGAATTATTGAGAGAATAGTTGACTTGGCATACAAGTTAATGAAATCTCTAGAACTCTCTGTGCCTTAAGGAAATAAACATATTGGAGTCTTAATTACATGCAATCAATTAAGGGCATTTATTAAGTAAATACAAGGAATGAGAGTCATGATTAGACTCTAATTGATTTGACATGATTTGGGTTGATATCCTTTCTGATAATAGGAAGGAATTGGTTGAAAACCCTAGCTATAAAACCAAGTAGTAGACCTTGTTTCCATACCAATTGAAACTCACGAAAACTACAAACCTATTTCGATAGTAGAGTTCATTGAGAGGTACTGGAAGTAGAAGACTACTTCTACTTTGTTCACTTTGTTTACAAGGATCAATGGCTTCATCTTCATAACCATGTCTTTTGTATTCTACAAATAAGTTTAATATAATTAGTTGATctctattttatattgatttgatttattagtgatcataatattttgtgttgtGATTTCAGAACATGtcttacatgtggtatcagagccacacAACAAGCTTAAGATTCGGATGAAAGAGAGTCGTGATATAATTCTATTTGGTATGATTCCTATTGACTATAATATACAGATTGCTTTGGGTGGTGCGTCTGGTGACTATGGATACTGTTGCCGCTAagccctagtttggtactgaggtgattctgaaaaaagtggctattaaaaaaagctgggagcttttctatgtttggtaaacattcagcttcagctttttttcacagtaaaaagccaaaaatacaaagctgcaaaacccagctttgaaaaaccagttttttttttttcatatctgttttacataaaagtttatcaaacattataatactgcttttttatttttttttcttttcaaaagcacttttacaaaaaagtttaccaaacactctgttgctttatttcatagctgcttagtctcacagcacagcagaagcagcttttttttcaaagcacagcaataccaaactagccatAAGTAGTAttcatgaaatttaatttattattattatttatttttttggctcTTTCATGGATATGGCATAAAGAAGTGAGTTTTCTTAGGTTTCTTTGTCTCCTATaaaccctaaaattaaaaataaataaataaatattttggttCGACTAATCGTGCTCTAGTGATATGATTCTGGGATTTTTCTTGCTTCCGCTTATTGCGATATAAACTAgcctttaaatattttaaatttggtaaGTTTGTTTATATTCATATTATTTTGAGTTGATGGAACAAATTAACCTTATGGATACTGCTTTCGTGGGTGAGCCATCATATAGGATTTTATCAGATTTCATGCTTCCGCTCACTCTTATTCTTAATATGAAAATTCTAATGATATTTTATTGAATGGAAGAATTGCATTAGGCATGTTGCAATTTTCTGATTATATAAGCATATGCACATGATTAAGAAAACTTATATGAAAGAACCTTTTATAATTGAGGGAAAATAAAAGGAGCTGCAAATTTTGGTTTCATGTTCTCAAGGTTTATATTTAGTTTTGAATACAATACAATATCCGCAAGTTTACACTTGCATTATCAAAAATTGAGATGCATTTGTAAACATCATGACACTATTGTCTTATGCATGCTCCCGCTTGTCAAGTTTTCTGAGTCTTCAAATGTCAATTCCACGATAAAGGTGTTGGGATCTTTCGACtacttttaatttcattttattccAATTCCATCCATAATTTTGAATAATAGATTAAAAGGATAGTAGTGTGACCCTTGTATTGAAAATTGATACGGtgaataaattttaatatttgattatgTAGACTTTAAGCGAAGTTGTCTAAATGATTAAATCCTTTTCTTTTATGGTGAAAAGGGATGCCTTCCATGTTGTAATCACCaaaagaatgaaattttttggtTACCTATTTGCATTTTGTTTAGCAAATATATAGTGAATGGTCATTGTTTAGCCAAATTCTCATCAATGCATatttatctcattttattatgATCTGATTAGAAGGTTTTGTAAATTTCACTCATCACTCCAGAACAAtaatttgataaattttcctAACTCCAATTTTAATCAAATATGTCATGTTATATTCTGCAAATGGAAAAATTTTCACATCTTTCGGAGAAGAAATGGATTTATGGTAAAATTTTAAGTGTTACACTATGTTGCTGGAATTCTGTACCATAGTCTATTTGTCACAGTATTTTGATATATCTATGTAACTCATAAATTCATGAACTTTTAGTATGATATACATTGAGATGTTAATTTCAGGTCTGGAAAATTTTCACGCGCATTGGTTTGAAAATGACTTATTGGTTAATTTTTAACCTCAGAACTACACTGCAGAATTTACGCAGCTTCTGCAGCACATTCCATTTCGATTTTATTTTTAGTCCACTTTTAAGATATAAAAATTATGGAACTTTGGGTGACAGTAAATTTATATGTCTATTTCATTTCTGAAAATTTTCATGCATATTGgagaaaaattgaattttttgtgAATTATTTAGTCTCCGGTATGTACTGCAGAATTTTTGTCGTTTCTGCAGCACATcccatttctaattttcttttagtacaCTTGGAAAGtctaaaaaattatgaaattttgggaATTAACAGATTTGTATGTTTACTTTATGTCTAAATATTTTCATGCATATTGGATGAACAATGAATATTTGGAGAATTTGTAATCTCAGGTCTGTACTGAACATTTTCTGCAGTTTCTGCAGCACCTCTCTTTTCGAATTCATTTTTGGCTCacttataaaattttaaaaatcatgaaatttttcaaaatagTGGCCATATATGTCTAGTTCAtagttgaaaattttcatgacaACCTAACAAGAATTGAGTGTTTGGTGAATTTACAAAATAACTTAGTACTGCTGAATTTTGGGACTTCAAACAACTGGTCGTGTTCTGGGATATTGTTTTACTGATTTGTGAGCATCTATTGGTACCGATTATTAGACAAGTTTATAGTTCCAATATGTCCTTATTTTATACAAATTCTCAATACTAATGACTTTTATTAGGCAACAATGattaagttttgatttaaaGATGTATTGGTTTATTTTGCTCAAGCCAATGTTTTGTTTGGTCATCAATTTTGATTATGATGATCATTGTCTTTTGAGACAAAAATGGGAAAGTGGCATCAATTTACTAATTGATCATATTGGTCCTTATCGAATAACTGAATAACTATGTTTCCTCTTTCGagaactttattgttcaatgtcAATAACGACATACTCTTGTGTCTGATTTAATCTTTTGAGAATAATTGAATATCCAACAAAACAGATTATTAATATTGTTCTAAATGATTATTTTGAAAATCAGAATTCTAATTTATATGGTGAATACTTTTGTCCTAAAGGGAATTTCAGGAAATCATTTACCAACTATAAATTAGTATTATAGCAAATCATAAAGTACTTCTAACATATTTTCATCTGGCCAAAACTATTGAAGCTATATGTATTTTTCGTATTTTATGCTTTGGCTAGTTATGCAGGTATTTCCTTTGCATGATTTGTTTCTACCCAAAGGTGTAACAATCATGCAATTTGCAGTTGGTTCGATCCTCCACACCTTGACTACTTCCATGATGAATCTTACATAATCGAGAATGAGTAGGTAAATTTGTCAATCTTTTGCCTTAATTTGCTTTGAGTtctaaattggattaaaattattgttaaaaaaaataatttgatgttattgaactaaaataaaataaaaattgtagtCATtgcataagtttttatttttattttttatggaacTTTTTAATTCTAACCTACTTTTAGGTAAAGTTTATGTATTTGATCTATTGATTCAACTTacatttggttgttaatttgaCATCAACACAAGcctatattttgttatatgaaaacCTATTTCTCTAGTGTTTAAACTTGCAATTTTGAGTGTTTGCCCAAGTGGAAGAAATAATGTATTAAGGGCTTCACACTCATCAATTTTGCATGCTTTTTATGGTCATATTTTTGGTAGATAAAATGTACATTATTAtacttgtttatattttatttgttatatatgcaactaatcttGCAGGAAATTCAAGGAGGGTTGATGAGTATATTATGCTTAAAAGTGTTTTGCTAAttaattcttgtttgttgttcaagaaattggacttgtgatttatatgttattgatggatAATTAATCtcctcaaaagtgttttcttattCAGTACAACTATAAATCAATGTATAGTGAAGCATGAAATTGACAAGATTGTATATtcatctgctcaaaagtgttgaaGCTATATACGTTTGCCcttgtattttatgttttacccATGCAAACTTAATGTAATTAGTTTCTATCCAAAGatggttatggaattatatgcTTTTGATGCAATAAGAAAACATTTAGTtaaagttttctatttttgtcaaATGTTAGATGAACAAAACTGATCAAATGATTTTGTATAGTTTTTCAGTCACGAGAGTCACTTCCCTACGATATCTAGAATAAAGATGTTGAGCTCACAAATTTTATGTTCAAGATCCCATGACTAATGTTTTGCTAATGGGAGTATTTGAAAGGTATATGTTTCATTTTGTAGACAtttacaaagttttttttttactctcttAATCAGTGGGAGTAATAACAATTTATCTATATAATTTTGTCTATGTTAATTAGTGGGAGCAAGAGATTACCTTTTGTGTTAAAATTTTTTAGTGTTAGTGACTGATACTTTAAgagtaaattttgtttaaattttgttcataatttttaataagaGGTCTTGGTTTTGTAAATAGCATGTCGTATTTTACTTGTTCTCTTATTATATTCTAAATTGACAGAAAAGTTGGGTTTTGTTACCAACCTTGCTAAGTTCTTTTGTGAACTACttttgtaccgaaatatattttcatatttttagttCGACTATTGTGAGCTAATGTTTTGACTATTAGCTCTTGATATCATTACTTTGTTAGTAACATAGTGTTTTGAGTTAAGTGTGCATGTAATCATGGAGTGCAAGGAACTGTCCAATGTGTGCCTTGTTTTCTTTGGTTCTACACTTAGTCTCAAAGCGACAAGTTACTTGAAAGGTATGATTGCATACTTTAGTGGACTCAAGTGATcactatatatatttatctcGTTGAGTTATTCTCATTGAcattcaagtgggagaatgtaaaaCCATTTTGTGAATGGCAATGAATTATGCCGAGAATTATTGAGAGAATAGTTGACTTGGCATACAAGTTAATGAAATCTCTAGGATCCTCGGTGCCTTAAGGAAATAAACATATTGGAGTCCTAATTACATGCAATCAATTAAGGGCCTTTATTAAGTAACTACAAGGAATGAGAGTCATGATgggattttaattgatttgacATGATTTGGGTTGATATCATTTCCGATAATAGGAAGGAATTGGTTGAAAATCCTAGCTATAAAACCAAGGAGTAGTCCCTGCTTCCATACCAACTGAAACTCACGAAAACTACAAACCTATTTTGATAGTAGAGTTCATTGAGAGGTACTGGAAGTAGAAGACTACTTCTACTTTGTTCGCAAGGATCAATAGCTTCATCTTCAGAACCATGTCTTATGTATTCTACAAATAAGTTTAATATAATTAgtcgatttttattttatattgatttgatttattcatGATCCTAATGTATTGTTGTGATTTCAGAATATGTCTTACATATTGAGGTTatgataatttatttaattgatgAATCGGTAAGTTTTAAACTGTTATAGGCTAACATCATTAATTTAACGGATTATTAGACGTTCAAAGAGACAAAATGTGTAAATTAATACAATTTCAAACCTCAAAGTGCAAATGTGAGAAAATTGGAACCCCATAACCCATTTTACAAATCACGTCAAACCAAAAGATGTAAAATGTAATTAGCCGACCACATTTTAATTatactcaattttctttatactTGATCCAATTACTGACAAGGTTGATTACTTAGGACAGAAAAATGATCCTTCAAAGGTTAGGACAGAAAAATGACCCTTCAAAGGTTAGATTCTAAATTTTATGTATTAGACTTTGATTATTGATCTGAAAACTGGACGGCTTAGATTGTGAGATTACATTATTGAGTTAGCCAAATGAGTGGCTTGCTTCGTCTAACTTGTTTAGCGCTAAAATATTAACTAATTAGTAAGTTAATATAATGCTAATCACTTATTTCTCATGACCTACCGCTATCACTTTTTAGGTCCTCATTAAAGTCCACGCAAAAATTTACTCGAATAAAAAAGTGTTCAATTCTCCAAatgtaacaaaataaaaaagacaaacaCAATGTTACCGAGAAATAATGAAATGGTCACGAAAATAATCAATTGGTTAACTCATTTTTTATCTAGATGAATTTTTGCAAAGGTGCACTTTAATTTGAAAATGATCTaaaattgtatttgttttttcatGATCGAGATTACGTTGGAGACTAGGTCCAAGAGAAATGTTAGTGCCGTAATAACTTACTAACTACTTAATACTTATTGTATGTATTGTTTGGGCCCACTAGAAAATTGAATGTTTATGGTCTTTGTTCAAGGGTATTCTTTGCTATAATGGGTCAAATCATCATTTAGCCATTTGATAATAGTCATGAAAATTCATTATTTGTTGGCTACATTGTGTTCGTCTATTTATTGAATCACACTATTAGATAGTAAATGATTttaatttgaatgaattttcATTGAGTAATATTAGTCCTACCATATATTTTATACAATATACTGAATTAACCTCtaataaaacaaaatcattaattgACATGATGGTTTCTACACTTGCGACATAATAAGGTGAATGTGTGAGGGATAATTGGTCAATGAACTAAATTCTAACAACAACGAAATATGTGGATTTCATTGAAATTCAGTCTCCACAATGGattgcaataaaaaaattctcacaaacaaatatatgaacgcCAAAATTTTTCACAAATAAATGTATGAATGTACACTTGAAGACGTTTTTcataaaaaacacacaaaagaagccaAAATGTCAAGAAAGTGAACGTCATGTTTGCAATATATAGCTAATTGTTTTGGTGCAAACCAATAAGCTTGGAAAGTGGAAACCATGaataaagaggaagaaagatgtGAGTCTCCATGCGACTCAGCAGCCTATGCACGTGGTATATGTGACATACTCCCTCCTGGCCTCGTGTATGTTATGCATGGCACGCGTTGTCTGCACTCCAACCATTTTGTTTAGTCttattatttctctctctctctctctctctctctctctctctctctctctctctctctctctctctctatatatatatatatcaattattCAGTTCTCTAATTTTTAATCTTCagaaaattctcaaaaaaaaagcatttttcAAGATGAACAATAATTGCATCCACTCTATGGGACCTTATCTACCCTTTACTATTAGCGAAACTTTGTTATACACATTTCATATCCGGAACTCTTCATTTTCTTAATCATCATTTCAGTTTCATATCTACAAAACATTTATTCAAATCGGAATTATTTAGTCGCCTATGTGTCAAATAAAGATAATTCATCATGAAAATCTTATTTCGTACTAACACCGTTAAATTTGTTCAATACAATAAACTACCTTTGATTTGATTGACATTTATAAAGATGATCTTTAAATGAAGTTAAAAAGATAAATGGTTTTACTTAAGAAatttttaatatgaaaataagTAGCTGTAAGGAGTGAAAAAGGTGATACAACTCATGAGGTGGATTcaagtatctttctttcaacaTTTTGTTCTAGGGATAGGGTTCCAAATGTTTCTAATCGCTTTTCCAAACCATAATAAacatttaaatgttaattacttttccaaaaccctaattaacatTCTCACCAtagtttggtatttttttttccttaaacgataaatttgttagattaggtgATATATTAGGGAATCGACGGGGTTTGAATACACGCTGTGGTGCAAATATTTTGGCATAGTAGACTCTTTACCTAATTAATCATGCATGTTTAATTAAGCCACATAGATCTCTTTTCAAACAGAAGACACATGCCCACACACGCAGTTGAAGTTGACAAGTCATTTTCTCAGTCATCTCATTGTAATATGcatatttctttctttaaagACAAATCAGTATTACTatttaattaaccaattaagAACACTAACCGTCCTACATTTTAATAACAAATGTTGTGATCAATCCCAAAATATGATGGCTATCTGTATATATACATGACATGCCCATCTCACTTTCTACGCAAATTTAATTGGCATCAGCGCAGCACCAAACTAACCAGTTCAAGATGTTAGCCTTGTCTCCTCCTTTGTTTTCAACCATTGGATGGTCCTTAGATCAAGATTCTATTAGCCATGAGAACCACAACTACTTCTACAGCAAGGACATTACTACGACTAATGATGATCAAACTGCAGACTCATTCCTTCATTTACTTCCATCTCATCACCCAAAAGTTGACCTTGATCGTTCCACACCATCCACAACTGTCACCGGTCCCATGGCAAAGAAACTTAACCATAATGCTAGTGAGCGTGATCGTCGCAAGAAAATCAATAACTTGTATGCCTCATTGCGTTCACTCCTTCCTGCAGATCAAACggtatgtaccaaaatgaattCTCTTAATAATTTCAAATATTAGTTTGGTAATGTTACATCTCTGAAGAGACTTaacatgttatttatttgtcATACTACTAATTTGGAGTATGTATAGATTGAAACTAACTTTTACCGTATAATAGTCCGAATTGATATATTGTTATCAACATTTGTGACAATGTGTAACTGTCTCGACAAGTAGAGAGAAAGTTTAACAGTTTTAGTAAAGTTCAATAATCGACACAAATTATGGATATCCTATGTactcaaagttttgaaaacttcATCTGATCCATTACAGAAAAAACTAAGCATTCCGAATACAATTTCGCATGCACTGAAATACATACCGGAACTCCAAAAGCAAGTGGAGGGACTGAACCGAAAGAGGGAGGAACTCTTATCAAGAGCTTCTAAGCAAGAAGATGCAATGCATAaggagagaaaaataaaaagcacaGCTCGGAGTTCACAATCTGCAGTTTCAACCTACCGTCTTAACGATAGAGAAGTAGCAATTCAAATATCCACCTTTAAGACCCACAACAATCTATTATTTGAGATCTTACAACATCTGGAGGAAGAGGGGCTTCAACTAGAAAATGCTTCTTTCTTTGAGTCCCATGGAGGCAGGGTTTTCTATAATTTACATCTTCAGGTATGCTTTGTATTGCCACGAGTTTACTTACTTCGATTCGGATCTAATTTCTATATAACAATCCGTACTTATTAATTCTTCTACATGTATTATATACAGGTGGACAGAACATACAGATTAGAGCGTGAGAATTTAAGCGAGAAGCTTATGTCCTTCTATGCATGACAAAAGGAAAGAGCTATTCCCATAAGAATTTTGAAGACTAGTACTCTTAACCATGAGAGCATGTAACATACTCAAGTAAACTTCAGAGAGTGCCCATGTAAAAAACGAATCTTTCTGAATAATAGCCATGTACAAAAATATTGAGAGAAAATTTGTTAAGTGCTACGTCTTTGAGGGACAGTTTAACTCTATAAGAACTTTGTATCCCTGTATGATAAAAAGAAGGGTGCTTGGTAGTGAAGGTCCTTGAACTATATCCCATGTTTAATTTCATCCATGAACTCTCATATTAGTTTCTCCCATTCTCCAACTTAACTATGTGTTGCATGAATGGTTCTTCGGTCAaacctattttcttttcatcaaattGAAGGGTATAGTGATCTTTTCAGACAGAAAACAATCTAATTTATTTCAAAAGAGAAGAGCTAGGCTCCTTAAGGTTAATGAGGAGTTCCTCCTCAAAATACTTCATGGTTTATCCACAGAATTTTGTGCTTGTGACTGgaactgttcatattataaatcactatgtaaagatcatctatgcaaaatattaattaaaattaagatggTTTAGTCAATCTTTAAGGAGTTCCAATCATAAGCATGAAGTTCTTTAAATAGGTGACAAGGTATTTTAAAGAGGAGTTCCTTCTCAATCTTTGAGGAGCCGAGTCTTTCTCTtaaaaagttctttttttttttttttggataaaattcTTCTTTTATCCTTTAACTTAACGGAAAGTTGATAGAGTTAACGAAAAGGAGTACTAGTGAAACAAATGACACAATTCAAAGATTGGAGACAGGGACGACTCTGAGGGGGTGTGAGGTGTGAGACCACACAAGCCCCCCGTTTTTTAGGAGCCTTTGAATTTTATTAACCTTTATAAGGTACTACAAAGTGTGAACATAATTAACAATGTTGTCTTAGCGGAGTTGTCAATTGTTGGTACTACCATTTAATTTTGCACGGGTTTCCATATACgcttatatttattaatttttttttccaactatGCTGGGGTGTCTTTCATATTGGGAAGTGTGGGGTAACCattttgggcagttttgagctactttaattttttttttttttaatatatgtagtttaatttctttcattatAAAAGATAACTTTTGCTAATAAATCCACAATTAGGAATATCACAATAAATTAAATTCCATAAAAGTCTGCAGATATAATCTTTTAAAGCCCCCCCTTCTTTATATGACATCATTTAATCGAATACATGtcatttgtttattcttttagTCACCGTTTAAATGTCAtctaattttcattcaatttgaagaccatttagtcatccatatatcaaaaagaaaattatagtaCAACTTTGCTCACACCACTAAAAGGGGGTGGTGATGCTCACCCCACATTGATTAGTGTTAGATTAATTTGGTTTAATTGGTTTAAGACACAAATATTGAATTTTAACTAATCTAAGGGCAACTTGTTTTTGGAAAATACCCCGAATTgtgacaatttcttaatcttgggacgAAATAGAACAAACCGGTCATACACAAGCCAtgcacaaaattgaaattattaaaatgcccacatataaatactaaaaactCTCAGCTCATTtcatcatttttgtcatttggaaGAGAGGATGCCAAGAGAACTCTGTGAGCTCTAGGTTTCTAGGCTGAGCTCAGATCTTTGAGCTTCGATTTCGAATAGAGGGAAGTCAAGAGTAAAGCTTCGAAGTGAGGGTTTCTCGTTTGCATCAATACTTCATCCTCAGAGATATGCTTTTTGtatcaaattttttgttttggccgAAAAGTTCCATTCTTTTCGGCCAATGAAGCTTCGGCAACCATATTTCCATTGCCATCAGGTACGTCTCTCTTTCtataagatcccacatcgtccaggggagtgatccttatatgtatattcctatccctacctagcacgagaccttttgggagctcactggcttcgggttccatcggaactccgaagttaagcgagtaacatgcgagagcaatcccatgatgggtgatccactgggaagttctcgtgtgaatttccataaacaaaaccgtgagggtgtggtcagggcccaaaacggacaatatcgtgctacgatggtgcaacaggcctgggatgtggtggaccccgggccgtgatgtgacaatttggtataagagcctaaccttggccgtggtgtgccaaTGAGgatgttgggcccctaaggggggggtggattgtaggggagtgatccttatatgtatattcccatccctacttagcataAGGTTTTttaggagctcattggcttcgagttccattggaactccgaagttaagcgagtagcgcgccagagcaatcccatgatgggtgacccactggaaagttctcgtgtgagttcctagaaacaaaaccatgagggtgtggtcggggtccaaagcggacaatatcatgctacggtggtggaatgggcccgggatgtggtagaccccgggccgggatgtgacactttctcatctctttctctctctaactcagTCATTGTCTCcatttctaaaaataattacatGTTTGTTCAATTAAGTCTTTTGGATTTGCAGAGATTGGAAGTCGAACAAAAGAGGGATGGGGAAGAGATAGCTCGAAATGTGTTCTGGAaatctttatttgtttatgtgttttttttttattttagatttttgggtttcaatctagagttttgcattttaattcaTGCACACTACATGTAGACGACATGCACAATTATCTTACTTAAGGCATTTGCGCTGGCACAATTATCTTACTTGAGGCAATCTCTTTTGTGTACAGGTTGGATGAAGAAAGTAAGAAAAGGGAATGCCAACAATAAAGTTGTGGGATCTTGGTGGTTAACCTAGGTTTCGAATTATGCAGGAAAGATATTATCGTGCAGTTTCCTCTATTGTGTATGTTTCTGCTTACTTGTACATTTTGTAGGTATATGAtttgaatgtgtttttttttttttttttttttttgttttccaacTATGACCGTAAACATTGTAGTTATTGTTAATGAAACACTACAATTGTTAGTTTTTTGTTCACATATGCAGTGATACGATTGCCAGTCTTCCATAAAAGGCAATGGTAACGCCACTTACTACTCAAAACTCTCTCAAGTTTTCTTCTCTCTACTGCTTTTctgacttaggcatcggagacCCTTTGGAGGACACCTTTCCCCTTTAAGGGTGTCCGTCAATTAGGCTACCGTAATTTGTTTTCTTGTAGTtgaaattttgtcaaatcagCTGTGTACGGAATTTGTATCCGCAGAtctatattaaaatattaatgaaaCCTTATGCATACCATGTGGTAGTTTAGTGA
Coding sequences:
- the LOC137712012 gene encoding transcription factor ORG2-like, whose product is MLALSPPLFSTIGWSLDQDSISHENHNYFYSKDITTTNDDQTADSFLHLLPSHHPKVDLDRSTPSTTVTGPMAKKLNHNASERDRRKKINNLYASLRSLLPADQTKKLSIPNTISHALKYIPELQKQVEGLNRKREELLSRASKQEDAMHKERKIKSTARSSQSAVSTYRLNDREVAIQISTFKTHNNLLFEILQHLEEEGLQLENASFFESHGGRVFYNLHLQVDRTYRLERENLSEKLMSFYA